The following coding sequences lie in one Carassius gibelio isolate Cgi1373 ecotype wild population from Czech Republic chromosome A17, carGib1.2-hapl.c, whole genome shotgun sequence genomic window:
- the LOC127933370 gene encoding galectin-3-like isoform X19 produces MDLSDALDFPQQNNQQAGGPVWPGQPANPTWPGQPANPTLPGQPANPTWPGQPNQPAWPGQPGQPTAPGWPGPAPQTGPYGAPGEAPRALTVPFDLPLQSGVYNKMLITIVGEVKPNANNITINLKRGNDIAFHLNPRFNEGGRQAIVRNSLIGNQWGREEREVPSFPFVPGKPFELKILCTDTEFKVAVNKSHLLEYKHRIRELNQIRDLSIYSDVSLSSVNVETLQ; encoded by the exons ATGGAT CTTTCAGATGCCCTTGACTTCCCACAACAAAATAATCAGCAGGCAGGAGGCCCAGTATGGCCCGGCCAACCAGCCAACCCCACCTGGCCCGGTCAGCCCGCTAACCCCACCTTGCCTGGTCAGCCCGCTAACCCCAC CTGGCCTGGTCAGCCAAACCAACCAGCTTGGCCTGGACAGCCTGGGCAGCCTACAGCTCCTGGGTGGCCTGGACCTGCACCACAAACCGGCCCTTATGGTGCTCCTGGTGAAGCTCCAAGAGCACTA ACTGTGCCATTTGACCTCCCACTGCAAAGTGGAGTCTATAACAAGATGCTCATCACCATCGTTGGAGAGGTCAAACCCAATGCTAATAa TATCACCATTAATTTAAAGAGAGGCAACGACATTGCGTTTCATCTAAACCCCCGGTTCAATGAAGGTGGAAGGCAAGCGATTGTGCGAAACAGCTTGATTGGAAACCAGTGGGGCAGAGAAGAGCGCGAGGTCCCCTCCTTCCCGTTTGTCCCAGGAAAGCCTTTTGAA CTGAAGATCTTATGCACTGACACTGAATTCAAAGTGGCTGTGAACAAATCACACCTTCTGGAATACAAACATCGGATCCGTGAGCTCAACCAGATCAGAGATCTTAGTATCTACAGTGATGTCAGCCTCAGCTCTGTAAATGTGGAAACGCTGCAGTGA
- the LOC127933370 gene encoding galectin-3-like isoform X5, with the protein MDLSDALDFPQQNNQQAGGPVWPGQPANPTWPGQPANPTLPGQPANPTWPGQPANPTWPGQPANPTWPGQPANPTWPGQPVNPTWPGQPNQPAWPGQPGQPTAPGWPGPAPQTGPYGAPGEAPRALTVPFDLPLQSGVYNKMLITIVGEVKPNANNITINLKRGNDIAFHLNPRFNEGGRQAIVRNSLIGNQWGREEREVPSFPFVPGKPFELKILCTDTEFKVAVNKSHLLEYKHRIRELNQIRDLSIYSDVSLSSVNVETLQ; encoded by the exons ATGGAT CTTTCAGATGCCCTTGACTTCCCACAACAAAATAATCAGCAGGCAGGAGGCCCAGTATGGCCCGGCCAACCAGCCAACCCCACCTGGCCCGGTCAGCCCGCTAACCCCAC CTTGCCTGGTCAGCCCGCTAACCCCACCTGGCCCGGTCAGCCCGCTAACCCCACCTGGCCCGGTCAGCCCGCTAACCCCACCTGGCCTGGTCAGCCTGCTAACCCCACCTGGCCTGGTCAGCCTGTTAACCCCACCTGGCCTGGTCAGCCAAACCAACCAGCTTGGCCTGGACAGCCTGGGCAGCCTACAGCTCCTGGGTGGCCTGGACCTGCACCACAAACCGGCCCTTATGGTGCTCCTGGTGAAGCTCCAAGAGCACTA ACTGTGCCATTTGACCTCCCACTGCAAAGTGGAGTCTATAACAAGATGCTCATCACCATCGTTGGAGAGGTCAAACCCAATGCTAATAa TATCACCATTAATTTAAAGAGAGGCAACGACATTGCGTTTCATCTAAACCCCCGGTTCAATGAAGGTGGAAGGCAAGCGATTGTGCGAAACAGCTTGATTGGAAACCAGTGGGGCAGAGAAGAGCGCGAGGTCCCCTCCTTCCCGTTTGTCCCAGGAAAGCCTTTTGAA CTGAAGATCTTATGCACTGACACTGAATTCAAAGTGGCTGTGAACAAATCACACCTTCTGGAATACAAACATCGGATCCGTGAGCTCAACCAGATCAGAGATCTTAGTATCTACAGTGATGTCAGCCTCAGCTCTGTAAATGTGGAAACGCTGCAGTGA
- the LOC127933370 gene encoding galectin-3-like isoform X18 — translation MDLSDALDFPQQNNQQAGGPVWPGQPANPTWPGQPANPTWPGQPANPTWPGQPANPTWPGQPNQPAWPGQPGQPTAPGWPGPAPQTGPYGAPGEAPRALTVPFDLPLQSGVYNKMLITIVGEVKPNANNITINLKRGNDIAFHLNPRFNEGGRQAIVRNSLIGNQWGREEREVPSFPFVPGKPFELKILCTDTEFKVAVNKSHLLEYKHRIRELNQIRDLSIYSDVSLSSVNVETLQ, via the exons ATGGAT CTTTCAGATGCCCTTGACTTCCCACAACAAAATAATCAGCAGGCAGGAGGCCCAGTATGGCCCGGCCAACCAGCCAACCCCACCTGGCCCGGTCAGCCCGCTAACCCCAC CTGGCCCGGTCAGCCCGCTAACCCCACCTGGCCCGGTCAGCCCGCTAACCCCAC CTGGCCTGGTCAGCCAAACCAACCAGCTTGGCCTGGACAGCCTGGGCAGCCTACAGCTCCTGGGTGGCCTGGACCTGCACCACAAACCGGCCCTTATGGTGCTCCTGGTGAAGCTCCAAGAGCACTA ACTGTGCCATTTGACCTCCCACTGCAAAGTGGAGTCTATAACAAGATGCTCATCACCATCGTTGGAGAGGTCAAACCCAATGCTAATAa TATCACCATTAATTTAAAGAGAGGCAACGACATTGCGTTTCATCTAAACCCCCGGTTCAATGAAGGTGGAAGGCAAGCGATTGTGCGAAACAGCTTGATTGGAAACCAGTGGGGCAGAGAAGAGCGCGAGGTCCCCTCCTTCCCGTTTGTCCCAGGAAAGCCTTTTGAA CTGAAGATCTTATGCACTGACACTGAATTCAAAGTGGCTGTGAACAAATCACACCTTCTGGAATACAAACATCGGATCCGTGAGCTCAACCAGATCAGAGATCTTAGTATCTACAGTGATGTCAGCCTCAGCTCTGTAAATGTGGAAACGCTGCAGTGA
- the LOC127933370 gene encoding galectin-3-like isoform X14, with product MDLSDALDFPQQNNQQAGGPVWPGQPANPTWPGQPANPTLPGQPANPTWPGQPANPTWPGQPVNPTWPGQPNQPAWPGQPGQPTAPGWPGPAPQTGPYGAPGEAPRALTVPFDLPLQSGVYNKMLITIVGEVKPNANNITINLKRGNDIAFHLNPRFNEGGRQAIVRNSLIGNQWGREEREVPSFPFVPGKPFELKILCTDTEFKVAVNKSHLLEYKHRIRELNQIRDLSIYSDVSLSSVNVETLQ from the exons ATGGAT CTTTCAGATGCCCTTGACTTCCCACAACAAAATAATCAGCAGGCAGGAGGCCCAGTATGGCCCGGCCAACCAGCCAACCCCACCTGGCCCGGTCAGCCCGCTAACCCCACCTTGCCTGGTCAGCCCGCTAACCCCAC CTGGCCTGGTCAGCCTGCTAACCCCACCTGGCCTGGTCAGCCTGTTAACCCCACCTGGCCTGGTCAGCCAAACCAACCAGCTTGGCCTGGACAGCCTGGGCAGCCTACAGCTCCTGGGTGGCCTGGACCTGCACCACAAACCGGCCCTTATGGTGCTCCTGGTGAAGCTCCAAGAGCACTA ACTGTGCCATTTGACCTCCCACTGCAAAGTGGAGTCTATAACAAGATGCTCATCACCATCGTTGGAGAGGTCAAACCCAATGCTAATAa TATCACCATTAATTTAAAGAGAGGCAACGACATTGCGTTTCATCTAAACCCCCGGTTCAATGAAGGTGGAAGGCAAGCGATTGTGCGAAACAGCTTGATTGGAAACCAGTGGGGCAGAGAAGAGCGCGAGGTCCCCTCCTTCCCGTTTGTCCCAGGAAAGCCTTTTGAA CTGAAGATCTTATGCACTGACACTGAATTCAAAGTGGCTGTGAACAAATCACACCTTCTGGAATACAAACATCGGATCCGTGAGCTCAACCAGATCAGAGATCTTAGTATCTACAGTGATGTCAGCCTCAGCTCTGTAAATGTGGAAACGCTGCAGTGA
- the LOC127933370 gene encoding galectin-3-like isoform X4: MDLSDALDFPQQNNQQAGGPVWPGQPANPTWPGQPANPTLPGQPANPTWPGQPANPTWPGQPANTTLPGQPANPTWPGQPANPTWPGQPANPTWPGQPNQPAWPGQPGQPTAPGWPGPAPQTGPYGAPGEAPRALTVPFDLPLQSGVYNKMLITIVGEVKPNANNITINLKRGNDIAFHLNPRFNEGGRQAIVRNSLIGNQWGREEREVPSFPFVPGKPFELKILCTDTEFKVAVNKSHLLEYKHRIRELNQIRDLSIYSDVSLSSVNVETLQ; the protein is encoded by the exons ATGGAT CTTTCAGATGCCCTTGACTTCCCACAACAAAATAATCAGCAGGCAGGAGGCCCAGTATGGCCCGGCCAACCAGCCAACCCCACCTGGCCCGGTCAGCCCGCTAACCCCACCTTGCCTGGTCAGCCCGCTAACCCCACCTGGCCCGGTCAGCCCGCTAACCCCACCTGGCCCGGACAACCAGCCAACACCACCTTGCCTGGTCAGCCCGCTAACCCCACCTGGCCCGGTCAGCCCGCTAACCCCACCTGGCCCGGTCAGCCCGCTAACCCCAC CTGGCCTGGTCAGCCAAACCAACCAGCTTGGCCTGGACAGCCTGGGCAGCCTACAGCTCCTGGGTGGCCTGGACCTGCACCACAAACCGGCCCTTATGGTGCTCCTGGTGAAGCTCCAAGAGCACTA ACTGTGCCATTTGACCTCCCACTGCAAAGTGGAGTCTATAACAAGATGCTCATCACCATCGTTGGAGAGGTCAAACCCAATGCTAATAa TATCACCATTAATTTAAAGAGAGGCAACGACATTGCGTTTCATCTAAACCCCCGGTTCAATGAAGGTGGAAGGCAAGCGATTGTGCGAAACAGCTTGATTGGAAACCAGTGGGGCAGAGAAGAGCGCGAGGTCCCCTCCTTCCCGTTTGTCCCAGGAAAGCCTTTTGAA CTGAAGATCTTATGCACTGACACTGAATTCAAAGTGGCTGTGAACAAATCACACCTTCTGGAATACAAACATCGGATCCGTGAGCTCAACCAGATCAGAGATCTTAGTATCTACAGTGATGTCAGCCTCAGCTCTGTAAATGTGGAAACGCTGCAGTGA
- the LOC127933370 gene encoding galectin-3-like isoform X17 codes for MDLSDALDFPQQNNQQAGGPVWPGQPANPTWPGQPANPTLPGQPANPTLPGQPANPTWPGQPNQPAWPGQPGQPTAPGWPGPAPQTGPYGAPGEAPRALTVPFDLPLQSGVYNKMLITIVGEVKPNANNITINLKRGNDIAFHLNPRFNEGGRQAIVRNSLIGNQWGREEREVPSFPFVPGKPFELKILCTDTEFKVAVNKSHLLEYKHRIRELNQIRDLSIYSDVSLSSVNVETLQ; via the exons ATGGAT CTTTCAGATGCCCTTGACTTCCCACAACAAAATAATCAGCAGGCAGGAGGCCCAGTATGGCCCGGCCAACCAGCCAACCCCACCTGGCCCGGTCAGCCCGCTAACCCCACCTTGCCTGGTCAGCCCGCTAACCCCAC CTTGCCTGGTCAGCCCGCTAACCCCAC CTGGCCTGGTCAGCCAAACCAACCAGCTTGGCCTGGACAGCCTGGGCAGCCTACAGCTCCTGGGTGGCCTGGACCTGCACCACAAACCGGCCCTTATGGTGCTCCTGGTGAAGCTCCAAGAGCACTA ACTGTGCCATTTGACCTCCCACTGCAAAGTGGAGTCTATAACAAGATGCTCATCACCATCGTTGGAGAGGTCAAACCCAATGCTAATAa TATCACCATTAATTTAAAGAGAGGCAACGACATTGCGTTTCATCTAAACCCCCGGTTCAATGAAGGTGGAAGGCAAGCGATTGTGCGAAACAGCTTGATTGGAAACCAGTGGGGCAGAGAAGAGCGCGAGGTCCCCTCCTTCCCGTTTGTCCCAGGAAAGCCTTTTGAA CTGAAGATCTTATGCACTGACACTGAATTCAAAGTGGCTGTGAACAAATCACACCTTCTGGAATACAAACATCGGATCCGTGAGCTCAACCAGATCAGAGATCTTAGTATCTACAGTGATGTCAGCCTCAGCTCTGTAAATGTGGAAACGCTGCAGTGA
- the LOC127933370 gene encoding galectin-3-like isoform X20, with protein MDLSDALDFPQQNNQQAGGPVWPGQPANPTWPGQPANPTWPGQPANPTWPGQPNQPAWPGQPGQPTAPGWPGPAPQTGPYGAPGEAPRALTVPFDLPLQSGVYNKMLITIVGEVKPNANNITINLKRGNDIAFHLNPRFNEGGRQAIVRNSLIGNQWGREEREVPSFPFVPGKPFELKILCTDTEFKVAVNKSHLLEYKHRIRELNQIRDLSIYSDVSLSSVNVETLQ; from the exons ATGGAT CTTTCAGATGCCCTTGACTTCCCACAACAAAATAATCAGCAGGCAGGAGGCCCAGTATGGCCCGGCCAACCAGCCAACCCCAC CTGGCCCGGTCAGCCCGCTAACCCCACCTGGCCCGGTCAGCCCGCTAACCCCAC CTGGCCTGGTCAGCCAAACCAACCAGCTTGGCCTGGACAGCCTGGGCAGCCTACAGCTCCTGGGTGGCCTGGACCTGCACCACAAACCGGCCCTTATGGTGCTCCTGGTGAAGCTCCAAGAGCACTA ACTGTGCCATTTGACCTCCCACTGCAAAGTGGAGTCTATAACAAGATGCTCATCACCATCGTTGGAGAGGTCAAACCCAATGCTAATAa TATCACCATTAATTTAAAGAGAGGCAACGACATTGCGTTTCATCTAAACCCCCGGTTCAATGAAGGTGGAAGGCAAGCGATTGTGCGAAACAGCTTGATTGGAAACCAGTGGGGCAGAGAAGAGCGCGAGGTCCCCTCCTTCCCGTTTGTCCCAGGAAAGCCTTTTGAA CTGAAGATCTTATGCACTGACACTGAATTCAAAGTGGCTGTGAACAAATCACACCTTCTGGAATACAAACATCGGATCCGTGAGCTCAACCAGATCAGAGATCTTAGTATCTACAGTGATGTCAGCCTCAGCTCTGTAAATGTGGAAACGCTGCAGTGA
- the LOC127933370 gene encoding galectin-3-like isoform X8, whose amino-acid sequence MDLSDALDFPQQNNQQAGGPVWPGQPANPTWPGQPANPTWPGQPANPTWPGQPANPTWPGQPANPTWPGQPVNPTWPGQPNQPAWPGQPGQPTAPGWPGPAPQTGPYGAPGEAPRALTVPFDLPLQSGVYNKMLITIVGEVKPNANNITINLKRGNDIAFHLNPRFNEGGRQAIVRNSLIGNQWGREEREVPSFPFVPGKPFELKILCTDTEFKVAVNKSHLLEYKHRIRELNQIRDLSIYSDVSLSSVNVETLQ is encoded by the exons ATGGAT CTTTCAGATGCCCTTGACTTCCCACAACAAAATAATCAGCAGGCAGGAGGCCCAGTATGGCCCGGCCAACCAGCCAACCCCACCTGGCCCGGTCAGCCCGCTAACCCCAC CTGGCCCGGTCAGCCCGCTAACCCCACCTGGCCCGGTCAGCCCGCTAACCCCACCTGGCCTGGTCAGCCTGCTAACCCCACCTGGCCTGGTCAGCCTGTTAACCCCACCTGGCCTGGTCAGCCAAACCAACCAGCTTGGCCTGGACAGCCTGGGCAGCCTACAGCTCCTGGGTGGCCTGGACCTGCACCACAAACCGGCCCTTATGGTGCTCCTGGTGAAGCTCCAAGAGCACTA ACTGTGCCATTTGACCTCCCACTGCAAAGTGGAGTCTATAACAAGATGCTCATCACCATCGTTGGAGAGGTCAAACCCAATGCTAATAa TATCACCATTAATTTAAAGAGAGGCAACGACATTGCGTTTCATCTAAACCCCCGGTTCAATGAAGGTGGAAGGCAAGCGATTGTGCGAAACAGCTTGATTGGAAACCAGTGGGGCAGAGAAGAGCGCGAGGTCCCCTCCTTCCCGTTTGTCCCAGGAAAGCCTTTTGAA CTGAAGATCTTATGCACTGACACTGAATTCAAAGTGGCTGTGAACAAATCACACCTTCTGGAATACAAACATCGGATCCGTGAGCTCAACCAGATCAGAGATCTTAGTATCTACAGTGATGTCAGCCTCAGCTCTGTAAATGTGGAAACGCTGCAGTGA
- the LOC127933370 gene encoding galectin-3-like isoform X11 — MDLSDALDFPQQNNQQAGGPVWPGQPANPTWPGQPANPTLPGQPANPTWPGQPANPTWPGQPANPTWPGQPANPTWPGQPNQPAWPGQPGQPTAPGWPGPAPQTGPYGAPGEAPRALTVPFDLPLQSGVYNKMLITIVGEVKPNANNITINLKRGNDIAFHLNPRFNEGGRQAIVRNSLIGNQWGREEREVPSFPFVPGKPFELKILCTDTEFKVAVNKSHLLEYKHRIRELNQIRDLSIYSDVSLSSVNVETLQ; from the exons ATGGAT CTTTCAGATGCCCTTGACTTCCCACAACAAAATAATCAGCAGGCAGGAGGCCCAGTATGGCCCGGCCAACCAGCCAACCCCACCTGGCCCGGTCAGCCCGCTAACCCCACCTTGCCTGGTCAGCCCGCTAACCCCACCTGGCCCGGTCAGCCCGCTAACCCCAC CTGGCCCGGTCAGCCCGCTAACCCCACCTGGCCCGGTCAGCCCGCTAACCCCAC CTGGCCTGGTCAGCCAAACCAACCAGCTTGGCCTGGACAGCCTGGGCAGCCTACAGCTCCTGGGTGGCCTGGACCTGCACCACAAACCGGCCCTTATGGTGCTCCTGGTGAAGCTCCAAGAGCACTA ACTGTGCCATTTGACCTCCCACTGCAAAGTGGAGTCTATAACAAGATGCTCATCACCATCGTTGGAGAGGTCAAACCCAATGCTAATAa TATCACCATTAATTTAAAGAGAGGCAACGACATTGCGTTTCATCTAAACCCCCGGTTCAATGAAGGTGGAAGGCAAGCGATTGTGCGAAACAGCTTGATTGGAAACCAGTGGGGCAGAGAAGAGCGCGAGGTCCCCTCCTTCCCGTTTGTCCCAGGAAAGCCTTTTGAA CTGAAGATCTTATGCACTGACACTGAATTCAAAGTGGCTGTGAACAAATCACACCTTCTGGAATACAAACATCGGATCCGTGAGCTCAACCAGATCAGAGATCTTAGTATCTACAGTGATGTCAGCCTCAGCTCTGTAAATGTGGAAACGCTGCAGTGA
- the LOC127933370 gene encoding galectin-3-like isoform X6 gives MDLSDALDFPQQNNQQAGGPVWPGQPANPTWPGQPANPTLPGQPANPTWPGQPANPTWPGQPANPTWPGQPANPTWPGQPVNPTWPGQPNQPAWPGQPGQPTAPGWPGPAPQTGPYGAPGEAPRALTVPFDLPLQSGVYNKMLITIVGEVKPNANNITINLKRGNDIAFHLNPRFNEGGRQAIVRNSLIGNQWGREEREVPSFPFVPGKPFELKILCTDTEFKVAVNKSHLLEYKHRIRELNQIRDLSIYSDVSLSSVNVETLQ, from the exons ATGGAT CTTTCAGATGCCCTTGACTTCCCACAACAAAATAATCAGCAGGCAGGAGGCCCAGTATGGCCCGGCCAACCAGCCAACCCCACCTGGCCCGGTCAGCCCGCTAACCCCACCTTGCCTGGTCAGCCCGCTAACCCCAC CTGGCCCGGTCAGCCCGCTAACCCCACCTGGCCCGGTCAGCCCGCTAACCCCACCTGGCCTGGTCAGCCTGCTAACCCCACCTGGCCTGGTCAGCCTGTTAACCCCACCTGGCCTGGTCAGCCAAACCAACCAGCTTGGCCTGGACAGCCTGGGCAGCCTACAGCTCCTGGGTGGCCTGGACCTGCACCACAAACCGGCCCTTATGGTGCTCCTGGTGAAGCTCCAAGAGCACTA ACTGTGCCATTTGACCTCCCACTGCAAAGTGGAGTCTATAACAAGATGCTCATCACCATCGTTGGAGAGGTCAAACCCAATGCTAATAa TATCACCATTAATTTAAAGAGAGGCAACGACATTGCGTTTCATCTAAACCCCCGGTTCAATGAAGGTGGAAGGCAAGCGATTGTGCGAAACAGCTTGATTGGAAACCAGTGGGGCAGAGAAGAGCGCGAGGTCCCCTCCTTCCCGTTTGTCCCAGGAAAGCCTTTTGAA CTGAAGATCTTATGCACTGACACTGAATTCAAAGTGGCTGTGAACAAATCACACCTTCTGGAATACAAACATCGGATCCGTGAGCTCAACCAGATCAGAGATCTTAGTATCTACAGTGATGTCAGCCTCAGCTCTGTAAATGTGGAAACGCTGCAGTGA
- the LOC127933370 gene encoding galectin-3-like isoform X3, which translates to MDLSDALDFPQQNNQQAGGPVWPGQPANPTWPGQPANPTLPGQPANPTWPGQPANPTWPGQPANPTWPGQPANPTWPGQPANPTWPGQPVNPTWPGQPNQPAWPGQPGQPTAPGWPGPAPQTGPYGAPGEAPRALTVPFDLPLQSGVYNKMLITIVGEVKPNANNITINLKRGNDIAFHLNPRFNEGGRQAIVRNSLIGNQWGREEREVPSFPFVPGKPFELKILCTDTEFKVAVNKSHLLEYKHRIRELNQIRDLSIYSDVSLSSVNVETLQ; encoded by the exons ATGGAT CTTTCAGATGCCCTTGACTTCCCACAACAAAATAATCAGCAGGCAGGAGGCCCAGTATGGCCCGGCCAACCAGCCAACCCCACCTGGCCCGGTCAGCCCGCTAACCCCACCTTGCCTGGTCAGCCCGCTAACCCCACCTGGCCCGGTCAGCCCGCTAACCCCAC CTGGCCCGGTCAGCCCGCTAACCCCACCTGGCCCGGTCAGCCCGCTAACCCCACCTGGCCTGGTCAGCCTGCTAACCCCACCTGGCCTGGTCAGCCTGTTAACCCCACCTGGCCTGGTCAGCCAAACCAACCAGCTTGGCCTGGACAGCCTGGGCAGCCTACAGCTCCTGGGTGGCCTGGACCTGCACCACAAACCGGCCCTTATGGTGCTCCTGGTGAAGCTCCAAGAGCACTA ACTGTGCCATTTGACCTCCCACTGCAAAGTGGAGTCTATAACAAGATGCTCATCACCATCGTTGGAGAGGTCAAACCCAATGCTAATAa TATCACCATTAATTTAAAGAGAGGCAACGACATTGCGTTTCATCTAAACCCCCGGTTCAATGAAGGTGGAAGGCAAGCGATTGTGCGAAACAGCTTGATTGGAAACCAGTGGGGCAGAGAAGAGCGCGAGGTCCCCTCCTTCCCGTTTGTCCCAGGAAAGCCTTTTGAA CTGAAGATCTTATGCACTGACACTGAATTCAAAGTGGCTGTGAACAAATCACACCTTCTGGAATACAAACATCGGATCCGTGAGCTCAACCAGATCAGAGATCTTAGTATCTACAGTGATGTCAGCCTCAGCTCTGTAAATGTGGAAACGCTGCAGTGA
- the LOC127933370 gene encoding galectin-3-like isoform X16 — protein MDLSDALDFPQQNNQQAGGPVWPGQPANPTWPGQPANPTLPGQPANPTWPGQPANPTWPGQPANPTWPGQPNQPAWPGQPGQPTAPGWPGPAPQTGPYGAPGEAPRALTVPFDLPLQSGVYNKMLITIVGEVKPNANNITINLKRGNDIAFHLNPRFNEGGRQAIVRNSLIGNQWGREEREVPSFPFVPGKPFELKILCTDTEFKVAVNKSHLLEYKHRIRELNQIRDLSIYSDVSLSSVNVETLQ, from the exons ATGGAT CTTTCAGATGCCCTTGACTTCCCACAACAAAATAATCAGCAGGCAGGAGGCCCAGTATGGCCCGGCCAACCAGCCAACCCCACCTGGCCCGGTCAGCCCGCTAACCCCAC CTTGCCTGGTCAGCCCGCTAACCCCACCTGGCCCGGTCAGCCCGCTAACCCCACCTGGCCCGGTCAGCCCGCTAACCCCAC CTGGCCTGGTCAGCCAAACCAACCAGCTTGGCCTGGACAGCCTGGGCAGCCTACAGCTCCTGGGTGGCCTGGACCTGCACCACAAACCGGCCCTTATGGTGCTCCTGGTGAAGCTCCAAGAGCACTA ACTGTGCCATTTGACCTCCCACTGCAAAGTGGAGTCTATAACAAGATGCTCATCACCATCGTTGGAGAGGTCAAACCCAATGCTAATAa TATCACCATTAATTTAAAGAGAGGCAACGACATTGCGTTTCATCTAAACCCCCGGTTCAATGAAGGTGGAAGGCAAGCGATTGTGCGAAACAGCTTGATTGGAAACCAGTGGGGCAGAGAAGAGCGCGAGGTCCCCTCCTTCCCGTTTGTCCCAGGAAAGCCTTTTGAA CTGAAGATCTTATGCACTGACACTGAATTCAAAGTGGCTGTGAACAAATCACACCTTCTGGAATACAAACATCGGATCCGTGAGCTCAACCAGATCAGAGATCTTAGTATCTACAGTGATGTCAGCCTCAGCTCTGTAAATGTGGAAACGCTGCAGTGA
- the LOC127933370 gene encoding galectin-3-like isoform X13: MDLSDALDFPQQNNQQAGGPVWPGQPANPTWPGQPANPTWPGQPANPTWPGQPANPTWPGQPVNPTWPGQPNQPAWPGQPGQPTAPGWPGPAPQTGPYGAPGEAPRALTVPFDLPLQSGVYNKMLITIVGEVKPNANNITINLKRGNDIAFHLNPRFNEGGRQAIVRNSLIGNQWGREEREVPSFPFVPGKPFELKILCTDTEFKVAVNKSHLLEYKHRIRELNQIRDLSIYSDVSLSSVNVETLQ; encoded by the exons ATGGAT CTTTCAGATGCCCTTGACTTCCCACAACAAAATAATCAGCAGGCAGGAGGCCCAGTATGGCCCGGCCAACCAGCCAACCCCAC CTGGCCCGGTCAGCCCGCTAACCCCACCTGGCCCGGTCAGCCCGCTAACCCCACCTGGCCTGGTCAGCCTGCTAACCCCACCTGGCCTGGTCAGCCTGTTAACCCCACCTGGCCTGGTCAGCCAAACCAACCAGCTTGGCCTGGACAGCCTGGGCAGCCTACAGCTCCTGGGTGGCCTGGACCTGCACCACAAACCGGCCCTTATGGTGCTCCTGGTGAAGCTCCAAGAGCACTA ACTGTGCCATTTGACCTCCCACTGCAAAGTGGAGTCTATAACAAGATGCTCATCACCATCGTTGGAGAGGTCAAACCCAATGCTAATAa TATCACCATTAATTTAAAGAGAGGCAACGACATTGCGTTTCATCTAAACCCCCGGTTCAATGAAGGTGGAAGGCAAGCGATTGTGCGAAACAGCTTGATTGGAAACCAGTGGGGCAGAGAAGAGCGCGAGGTCCCCTCCTTCCCGTTTGTCCCAGGAAAGCCTTTTGAA CTGAAGATCTTATGCACTGACACTGAATTCAAAGTGGCTGTGAACAAATCACACCTTCTGGAATACAAACATCGGATCCGTGAGCTCAACCAGATCAGAGATCTTAGTATCTACAGTGATGTCAGCCTCAGCTCTGTAAATGTGGAAACGCTGCAGTGA